DNA from Desulfovibrio sp. X2:
ACCCTGGTCTGCTCCCTGCCCCTGCGTCGCCCGGCAACGGCGGGACAGGACACGACCGCCTCCTCCGAGGCGGACCGGGAGGAGGCGGTCGCAGCTCCGCCGCCGGACCCCGCCGAACCTTGATCCATCCGGCTTTCTTGACCCTTGAGCGCCTTCTGATAGACTGGGACCACGAAATCCGGAAGGTTCCCATGTCCGCGCGCCGCGGCAGGGCGGAACCGCGAACCCGTGGCCCGAGGTCCCCATGCCGGCACGTCTTCTGCGTCTGCTCGCCGCGGCGATGCTCGCCCTCTCCCTGCTCGTCCTGGCGGCCTGCGGCTCAGGCCCGCCGGTTCCGGCGCACCCGCAGCGCGTTCCCGGCGTGAGCAAGCACGAGATCCGCATCGGCTCCTCCCTGGCCCTTTCCGGCCACGCCGAGTACCTGGGCATCCAGACGCTGCGGGGCGCGCTCAGCTACATCGACTACGTCAACGAGCACGGCGGCGTGCACGGCCGCACCATCCGCGTGGTGGCCTACGATGACGCCTACGACCCCACGCGCTGCCTGGTGAACACGCAGCGCCTCATCGTCAGCGACGACGTCTTCTCCCTGTTCTGCTACGTGGGCACGCCGACCACGCTCAAGGTCCTGCCCCTCATCGAGCAGGCGAAGATCCCGCTCGTGGGCACCTTCACGGGCGCCAACGCCCTGCGCGTGCCGTTCAATCCTCTGGTCGTGAACGTGCGCGCCTCCTACTACCAGGAGACCGCGGCCGCGGTGAAGCACATGGTCGAGGACCTCGGCCTCTCGCGCATCGCGGTCTTCTACCAGTACGACGCCTACGGCTTCGACGGCCTGACCGGCACGGAGCTGGCCCTCAAGAAGTACGGCCTGGCCCCGGTGGCGCGGGGCTCCTACATCCGGGGCACCCTGAACATCGAGGACGGACTCGACAAGATCATGCGCTCTGGCGC
Protein-coding regions in this window:
- a CDS encoding ABC transporter substrate-binding protein; the encoded protein is MPARLLRLLAAAMLALSLLVLAACGSGPPVPAHPQRVPGVSKHEIRIGSSLALSGHAEYLGIQTLRGALSYIDYVNEHGGVHGRTIRVVAYDDAYDPTRCLVNTQRLIVSDDVFSLFCYVGTPTTLKVLPLIEQAKIPLVGTFTGANALRVPFNPLVVNVRASYYQETAAAVKHMVEDLGLSRIAVFYQYDAYGFDGLTGTELALKKYGLAPVARGSYIRGTLNIEDGLDKIMRSGAQAVVMIGTYDPCAVFIQEARKHGFDPLFYTVSFVGGEELGRRLPRDGDSLVILSQVVPPPAQVRPPQGGPHDPGYAALLARYYPADKPNFIGQEGYFNAQVLVEGLRRAGRDLTREGFLKAIESMEDFPLAESLSVSFSPTDHQGLDQVYFTRLTHGDFRLIENWDEVRRILAEKSGKAAKPADRVPPAQGTPPARAGKDGQ